The genomic window CCTAGGGGGTGAGCGGGGAACGCCGCGAGGCTAATCGAGCGATCCGGGTGACATGCAAGGGATACTGCTCTCTATTTGAAACCATTGCACCTCACAACAGCGAAGGCGAATCCGCATGACCGTCGCCGCAGACGATCATGCCGGTCGCGCCAAGGCGGTGCAGGTTCTGCTCGTAGGGTTGACCCGCGCGCCCGAGGCACGCCGAAATAACAAAGCCCCCGCGAGGAAGCCACGAGCACAGTCATGACTCACACTTGCCGGACGGGCCAGCACGACGATCACGACGTGTACGCCGCGCTTTGTCCATGCCGAACCCTGCTGGATCTGTTGGCCAACAAGTGGTCGGCGTTGTTGATCGGCCTCCTCGAGCCGGGACCCCTGCGGTTCAGCGGGCTGCGGGATCAGTTGCCCGGCATCAGCTCCAAGATGTTGACCCGCACGCTGCGACGCCTCGAAGCAGCCTCATTGATCACGCGAACCGTCTATGCCGACGTACCACCACGAGTTGAGTACGAGCTGACCGAATTGGGTGCGAGCGCCGCTGTTCCCCTGCGACTGCTGCGCACCTGGGCCGAGGAGAACCTCGATCACGTCGCCGCACTCAATCAGGATTGGGCTGACTGAGACTTCGTCGCGTGGTCCCAAGCGCCTTCGCGATGGCCTTGCTCCGGCAGTGACCCAGCGAGCTCAGATCGCCAAGCCTGTCAACAATGCCATTGACTAATGTCACCATTTGGGATTGACTGCGTTGCATGAACGACGGCGTTCCGGTGCGCGGGTCCCTGCGATCGCGCGCCGCGGTGGCGATGAGCACCCTGCTGCTTCGGCCCATCACCGGACTCATCCCGGTCGAGCGAGCTTGGGGCATCTGGGCGTCCCGCCAGCTGATCGCCGGCCTGATGCGCACGTTCGGGCCCGCCATGGCGGGCAGCCGCATCGATCACGTCGACCGCGTGCTGCCGGACGGACGCCGCGTCGTCGGCGAATGGGTGTACGGCCCGAACGTATCGCCAACCCGCAATGCTGCGGTGTATTACGTCCACGGCAGCGGCTACGCCATGTGTTCGCCGAAGACGCACCGGCGACTGACCTCCTGGTTGTCCTCGCTCACCGGACTACCGGTGTTCTGCGTCGACTACCGACTGGCGCCACAGCACCGCTTCCCCACCGCCGCGCAGGACGTCCGCGCGGGTTGGGACTGGCTGTTGCATGGTTGTGAACTACGTGCGAAAGACATTGTGGTGGCCGGTGATTCGGCAGGCGGGCATCTGTCGGTGGACATGCTGCTGCAACCAGAGGTCGCCGCGAATCCGCCCGCGGCGCTGGTGCTCTTCTCACCCCTGATCGACCTGACGTTCGCATTGTGCGCGGCCCGAGAACTGCACCGGCCGGACCCGGCCATCCGCGCCGCCGCAGCCGCCAAGCTGGTCGCGCTGTACTCAATGGGGGTCGACCCGGCTCACCGTCGGCTCAAGCTCGATGTCGCCGGCGGGTTGCCACTTCCGCCGACCCTCGTTCAGGCCGGCGGCGCAGAAATGCTCGAAGGGGATGCACGCCAACTCGCCGCCGACATTCACGCCGCCGGCGGGGAGTGTGAGCTGCAGATCTGGCCCGACCAATTACACGTGTTCCAGGCCCTGCCGCGTCTGTCACCGGAAGCGTCCGAAGCAATGCAGTATGCCGCGCGGTTCATCGCTAAGGCGCTGGCGGACAACGTCACGGCGACGGAAAAGGCCGGCTGAACCGTGCTGAAGCCGCTGGACAGATTACTGAACAGAGCCAGGACCAGTCATGGCGCGTCGGCCGTGGTCACCGGCGCCGGTAGCGGAATCGGCGCTGCCTTCGCCATCGAGCTCGGCCGTCGCGCAGGCGCGGTGGTCTGTAGCGACATCGACGACCTCGCCGCCCAGCGGACGGTCGACACCATCACCGGGCAAGGCGCCAAAGCCGTTGCCGTGCATTGTGACGTCTCCCAGATCGACGACGTACGCGCCTTGGCTGAACAGGCGCAGTCGTGGTTCGGCGCACCGCCCACCCTGGTGATCAACAACGCGGGCGTGGGCGCGGGCGGGGCGCCGATCGGTCAGATCCCGCTGGACGACTGGATGTGGACGCTCGGAATCAACCTCTGGGGGCCGATCCACGGATGTCACGTGTTCACCCCGATCCTGCGCGAAGCCGAACCGGTCAACGCGCCGCGCGGCATCATCAACGTTGCCTCCGCAGCGGCGTTCGGCTCGGCTCCGGGCATGGCCGCGTACAACGTCAGCAAGGCCGGCGTGCTCTCCCTGTCGGAGACACTCTCGGCCGAATTAGCCGGCAGCGCAGTGAAAGTGACGGCCCTTTGCCCGACCTTCGTCAAGACCAATATCGTCCAATCCGGCCGGATCAGCGAGGGTGCCAGCGAACGGGCGGCCAGGCTGATGCGCTGGACCGGATTTTCCGCGGCCAAAGTCGCCCGGATCTGCCTCGACGCTCACGACCGCGGCGAGCTGTACTGCCTGCCGCAGTTCGACGCCAAGATCGGCTGGAACATCAAACGCCTTGCACCGGCGGCATATACGCGGGCGGCTGGTTTCGTCGCCCGGTCGAACCTGCACTGACAACCAGGAGGGGAACGCGATGGCCATCGAAATGGAAGCCATGCTCGCCAAGATCAAGGATCGCCAATGGGCGCTCGCCGATATCGACTGGGACGCACCGGGTGCGGAAACGATCCGACCCGAATTCCGGCCCAAGCTGAAAGCTTTCATGGCAGATCTGTGCTGGATCGAAAACATCGGGGCCCGCGGATTCGCCGCGCTGGCCAAGAAGGCGCCCAATGCCACGGTGGCGGAGATATACCGATACTTCCATGCCGAGGAGCAACGGCACGCCAATGCCGAGCTGGCTTTGATGAAGCGTTGGGGCATGCTCGATGACGGCGAGCTTCCCGAGCCGAACGTCAACATCCGGTTGGCGATCCAATGGCTGGACACCTACTCCGACAGCATGCCGCTGTCGGTGCTGGGCACCGTCATTCCCATGCTCGAAGTGGCCCTCGACGGGGCGCTGCTCAAGTTCCTGCTGGACACGGTGGAAGACCCGGTCTGCCATCAGGTATTCGAGAAGATCAACAACGACGAATCACGGCACATCGCAGTGGATTTCGCGGTGCTGGACATGATCGGTCACGCCACGGCGCGTCGCCTCGCCATCGAATTCGTCGGCACGGTAGCGACGCCCGGGCTCATCATCGGCGCGCTGATGTACATCCCGCTGCTCAATCGCATCCGTAACGAGATGGCGGCGATGGGCATGGAGGCTGAGCGGCTCTACAGCGCGGTGAAGCGCTTCAAGCAATTGGGTGAGCGCGGCGAGAGCACCCCGCGGGTACCTGCCTATCGAGTCCTCAGACGCCACGCCGCGATGGTCGTCAACCCCCAACACCCCTACCACCTGCTGGCCAATTCCATGGTGTGGCTGTCGGAGCGCTACCCCCGCCCGTTGCTCAAACCGGTGCCCAGCTGGTTCAAGGAACTGACCTACCGGCCGGCGGCGTGACCATGGCGAACGATCACACTTATGCGACCCTGATCGTCGGCGCAGGCTTCACCGGGCTGGGCGCGGCAATCCGGTTGGCCGAGGCCGGCGTCACCGA from Mycobacterium kubicae includes these protein-coding regions:
- a CDS encoding winged helix-turn-helix transcriptional regulator encodes the protein MTHTCRTGQHDDHDVYAALCPCRTLLDLLANKWSALLIGLLEPGPLRFSGLRDQLPGISSKMLTRTLRRLEAASLITRTVYADVPPRVEYELTELGASAAVPLRLLRTWAEENLDHVAALNQDWAD
- a CDS encoding alpha/beta hydrolase produces the protein MNDGVPVRGSLRSRAAVAMSTLLLRPITGLIPVERAWGIWASRQLIAGLMRTFGPAMAGSRIDHVDRVLPDGRRVVGEWVYGPNVSPTRNAAVYYVHGSGYAMCSPKTHRRLTSWLSSLTGLPVFCVDYRLAPQHRFPTAAQDVRAGWDWLLHGCELRAKDIVVAGDSAGGHLSVDMLLQPEVAANPPAALVLFSPLIDLTFALCAARELHRPDPAIRAAAAAKLVALYSMGVDPAHRRLKLDVAGGLPLPPTLVQAGGAEMLEGDARQLAADIHAAGGECELQIWPDQLHVFQALPRLSPEASEAMQYAARFIAKALADNVTATEKAG
- a CDS encoding SDR family NAD(P)-dependent oxidoreductase translates to MLKPLDRLLNRARTSHGASAVVTGAGSGIGAAFAIELGRRAGAVVCSDIDDLAAQRTVDTITGQGAKAVAVHCDVSQIDDVRALAEQAQSWFGAPPTLVINNAGVGAGGAPIGQIPLDDWMWTLGINLWGPIHGCHVFTPILREAEPVNAPRGIINVASAAAFGSAPGMAAYNVSKAGVLSLSETLSAELAGSAVKVTALCPTFVKTNIVQSGRISEGASERAARLMRWTGFSAAKVARICLDAHDRGELYCLPQFDAKIGWNIKRLAPAAYTRAAGFVARSNLH
- a CDS encoding reductase → MAIEMEAMLAKIKDRQWALADIDWDAPGAETIRPEFRPKLKAFMADLCWIENIGARGFAALAKKAPNATVAEIYRYFHAEEQRHANAELALMKRWGMLDDGELPEPNVNIRLAIQWLDTYSDSMPLSVLGTVIPMLEVALDGALLKFLLDTVEDPVCHQVFEKINNDESRHIAVDFAVLDMIGHATARRLAIEFVGTVATPGLIIGALMYIPLLNRIRNEMAAMGMEAERLYSAVKRFKQLGERGESTPRVPAYRVLRRHAAMVVNPQHPYHLLANSMVWLSERYPRPLLKPVPSWFKELTYRPAA